TCCTGACGATCCGCGCATCGGTGGCGGCGAAAAGCAACGTCACTTTCAAGATCCTCTACAACGATGCCGTCGCGATGACCGGCGGGCAGCCGGCCGAAGGCGCACTCAAGCCCGAGCAGATCATCCACGAACTGGTCGCCGAGGGGGTCAAGCCGGTCGTTCTCGTCAGCGAGGATCCGTCTCGCTTCAACCTAAGCGATCTGCCGCCCGGCACGCGCATCCTACACCGCGATGAACTCGACGCGGTGCAGCGCGAACTGCGCGAAATCCCCGGCACTTCGGTGATCGTCTACGAGCAGACCTGCGCCAACGAGAAGCGCCGCCGGCGCAAGCGCAAGGACTATCCCGATCCCGACAAGCGGCTGTTCATCAACAAGGCGGTCTGCGAGGGCTGCGGCGATTGCTCGGTGCAGTCGAACTGCCTGTCGGTGACCCCGGTCGAGACCGAATTCGGCCGCAAGCGGGCGATCGACCAGTCGACCTGCAACAAGGACTTCTCCTGCATCAAGGGCTTTTGCCCGAGCTTCGTCGAAGTGTCGGGCGGCACGCTGGCCAAGCGCAGCTTCGACGATGCGGCGCTGGCGCGGCTGGTCACGACCTTGCCCGAGCCCGCGGTCCTGGACGTATCGGGCAAGCCGCTGGCGATGCTCGTCACCGGCATCGGCGGTACCGGCGTGCTGACCGTTGGCGCGATCATCGCGATGGCGGCGCACCTCGAAGGCAAGGCCGCCAAGGTGCTCGACCAGACCGGCATGGCGCAGAAGGGCGGCGCGGTCACAAGCCACATCCGCATCGGCCAGGACACCGCCGCGATCCCTTCGGCGCGCCTGGGAACCGGCCAGGCGGACCTCGTCATCGCCTGCGACCTGATCGTCGGCTCGGCGCCCGACGTGCTGACCCTGGCTCGGCCCGATACCCATGTCCTCGCCAACGAGGACGTCACGCCCACCGGCGAGTTCCAGACCAACCGCAACCTCGATCTCACCGCCAGCCGGTTTATCAGCGCGATCGCGAAACGCGTCGCGCCCGAGAACATCGCCACCTTGCGCGCCGGCGCGCTGGCCGGGCGGTTGCTCGGCGATACGATCTTCACCAACCTGATGATGGTGGGCTTCGCCGCGCAGAAGGGGCTGCTGCCGGTATCGCTAGGCTCGATCGAAGAGGCGATCCGGCTCAACGGCGTCGCGGCCAAGGCGAACCTCAACGCGCTCGCGCTCGGCCGTCTTGCCGCGCACAGCGCCGCCGACCTGTTCGACCTGGCCGACGCTTCGGCCCATGCCACGCCGCTGCCGCGCACTTTCGCCGAAGTGGTCGAGAGCCGTACGAAGCTGCTGACCGCCTACCAGAACGAAGCCTACGCGGCCGACTATCGCGCGTTCCTGGGCGAGATCGAAGCAGTGCTCAAGACGCGTGGCAATGTGGACGGCGAACCCTTCATGGTCGAAGTCGCCAAGGGCCTCGGCAAGCTGATGGCCTACAAGGACGAATACGAAGTCGGCCGGCTCTACAGCGATCCCGCCTTCCTCGAAGGCCTGCGCGATCAGTTCTCCGGTGATCCGAAGCTCAAGATCAACCTCGGCTCGCCGCTGATTTCGTGGAGCAAGGATGCCAAGACCGGGCGTCCGAAGAAGGTTGCGATCCCGGGCTGGCTGGCGCTGCCGGCATTCCGCCTGCTGGCGAAGCTCAAGGGTCTGCGCGGCACGCCTTTCGACCTGCTCGGTTGGCAGGCCGACCGCAAGCTCGAGCGCGCGCTGATCGGCGAGTACCGCGACCTGATCCGCCAAGTGGCCGCCAAGGTCGCTCCCGCTAACTTGCACACCGCGGTCGAACTCGCCGCGGCGGCGGACCTGATCGCCGGCTACGGCCCGGTCAAGGAGCAGGGTGTCGCGGCTTACCGCGCGCGGGTGGCCGAACTGCTGCCGAAGTTGGCCGAGGCCGAGGAGGCGAAGGCCGAACGCGTCCCGGCCTGATCAGTCCCGGAACTCGGGCCGTTCGTAGACCTCCTCGATCGCCTCGCGCATCGCGTCGAGGAAAGCGGCGACCCCGGTCAGGCGGTTCTTCACCGCGGCGCTCTCCACCGGCTGGCGCATCATCAGCGCCGCCATCGTGCCCATCATCGCCGCCTGGTCGGTGAACGGGCCATAGCGTTTTTCCGGCGCCGAATAGAGGATCTGCTTGGTCCCCGGCTGGCTGTGACGGCGGGCATTGCCATATTGCTCCAGCTCGCGCGCGGCGACGCTGGCGATCGACTTGGCGACGCCGACATGCTCGCTGATCTCGTCGAGAGTCGCCGGTTGTTCGCGCAGCAGCAGGTAGGCGAAGATTCGCGACACATTCCGTGACCAGCCCCAGGGCGCCATCAGCGACGCCACTTCGTCCATGAACCGCCGGTCGGATTCGGAAGGGAAGGCTTTTGACATATTCGGAATTTCATGAATATATCACGACCATTGGACGAATCAAGTATTGATGCCAGTCTCGCTGGCAACCAAAGACGGGAGAGTTGAAAGGCCATGGCCACTACCGAACTAGCTACGAAGTATGGCCCCTGGGCGGTGATCACCGGTGCGTCGGACGGCACCGGCTTGGCCTTCGCCAGGCGCCTGGCCGGACAGGGGGGTCAATCTGATCCTCATCGCGCGTAGCGCCGACAAGCTCAAGGCCGCCGCCGCAGAACTCACGGCGCTGGGCGTTGAATGTGTGACCGCCTCGGTCGATCTTTCCGCCACCGATGCCGCGGCGCAGATCGCCAAGGCGGCGGGCGACCGCGAAGTCGGACTGCTGATCACCAATGCCGGTGCCGATCCCAACGGCTCGCGCTTCCTCGACAAGGACATCGCGGCCTGGGATGGCCTGGTGACGATGAACGTCAACACGACGATGCACCTCGCCCACCATTTCGGCCAGGGTATGAAGGCGCGCGGGCGCGGTGGCATGATCCTGGTGAGCTCGGGAGCCTGCTATGGCGGCATGCACGGGATAGCGGCCTATTGCGCCTCGAAGGGTTTCGTCCTCAACTTTGCCGAAGGACTCTGGGCTGAACTGCGGCATGTTGGCGTCGATGTCCTGACGCTGGTGCTCGGCCGCACCGACACGCCTTCGCATCGCAAGATCCTCGAAGAAAGCGGACAGGCCATTCCCGAGGACATGGCGACGCCCGAAGACGTTGCGGAAGTCGGTCTGCGCCAGCTGCCGCATGGCCCGATCTGGAACTGGGGCCAGGAGAACGACGTCACCGGCTATGCGTCCGGTTCGCCCGACGATCGTCGCGCGAAGATCGTCTACATCGAGCAGATGATGCCGAGCTACGACACCAACGGCTAGAGAGACCAACCGTGAGCAACGAAACCACGCTGCGCGAAGTGGCGGACCGTCAGGCGATCACCGATCAGATCTATCGCTATTGCCGGGCGATGGACCGGATCGATCACGAACTCGGCTATTCGATCTGGCATGAGGACGGCGTCGCCGACTACGGCGCGGATACGTTCCAGGGTACGGGCCGGGGCTTCATCGACTGGGTGTGCGAATCGCATCGCCCTCTGCTCGCCCATTCGCACCAGGTGACGAACATCATCATCGATCTGGATGGCGACAAGGCGGGCAGCGAAGCCTACGTCACCGCCACCTTGCGGATGGAACGCGGCGGCAAGCAGATGCAGATGAGCGTGTGGAGCCGCTATATCGATCAGTGGTCGAAGCGCGGCGGGCGATGGGCCATCGACAAGCGAGTGACCGTGATGGACTTCGATGAAGTCCGCGAGGTGACCCCGATGAAGCAGCACACGGTGGCCAGCCGCGACCATAGCGATCCGTCCTATGTCGCTTTGCCGACCCGCTGACCAAGGCAGCGGCCGATCCATACCAAAGGCGGAAAACAGCCATGACCCTATCGCCCACCGAAGTTGCCGACAAGCTGGAGATTGCCGACAAGATCTACCGCTATTGCCGATCGGTCGACCGACTCGACGTTCCTGTCGGTCATTCGGTGTTCCACGCGGACAGCGTCGCCGATTTCGGCGAGTCCTATGTCGGCACGGGCCGCGGCTGGATCGACTTCATCTGCGAGGAGCACAAGAAGTTCCTCTATCACTCGCACCAGGTCACCAACGTCATCATCGAGCTGTCGGGCGAGACCGCGGGCAGCGAATCCTATGTCTATGCCTCGCTGCAGCGGCAGGACGGCGACAAGGTGGTCCAGCATGAATTCTGGGCGCGCTATGTCGACAAGTGGTCGAAGCGCGGCGGCGACTGGGCGATCGACCGGCGCGATTGCATTGTCGATTACGGCGTGATCCGCGAAGTCACGCAGCTTCCCGGCAATCCGGCCAGCCGGCGCGACCGCGACGATCCGTCCTATGACGTGCTGACGCGGAGCTGATTTGCCATGCAGCGTTACCGCAGCGATCCCTCTTACAAGTGTTGAGAACCACCCGATGAAAGCAGCCTATTTCCAGGACGGCAAAGTCCATGTCGGCGAGATGCCCGAACCTACGCCCGGCAAGGGCCAGGCCTTGGTTCGCACGCATAGCTGCGGGCTCTGCGCCTCCGACGTGCACTTCCTTCACGCTGGCCAGAACATCATCGACCTGTCGCGCCGGCTCGGCGGGCCCTATGCGGCGCTCGACTTCGCACGGCCGTTCGTGCCGGGGCACGAATTCGTCGGCGAGGTGATCGACTACGGCCCGGGCAGCAAGCGCACCGTCAAGGCGGGCCGCAAGGTCACTTCGGTGCCGATCATGCGCCAGGACGGCGCACACAAGGTCATCGGCTACAGCCACGAATGCCCGGGTGGCTTCGGTGAGCTGATGCTGCTCGACGAAGAGATCATGATCGAGGTGCCGTCGGACCTCAACGACGACTATGCCGCGATGGTCGAGCCGATGGCGGTCGGCTTCGAGCATGCCCGGCGCGGGAATCCGACCAAGGACGACGTGGCACTGGTTATCGGCTGCGGCGCGATCGGGCTGGGCGTGATCGCCAGGCTCAAGCTGATGGGCATCGCGCCGATCGTCGCCGCCGATTTCCATCCCGGTCGCCGCGAGCTGGCGATCAAGGCGGGCGCGCATATCGCCGTCGATCCGCGCGAGATCAGCCCCTATGCGCCGCTGCCCGATTTCGGAAACCGCCAGGTCAATCTGATCTACGAATGCGTCGGCCAGAAGGGCATGCTGCAGCGGATCATCGAGGCGGCGCCGTTCGATGGACGTATCGTCATGGGCGGCTACTGCATGGACGAGGAGCCGCTGTTCGTTTTTGCCGCGCAGAACAAGCGGCTGAACGTTCAGTTCGCCGGCGGCGAGGAGCCGCAGGACATGGAACTGGCGCTGCGCTCGATCGCCGAAGGCAAGATCGACGTGACGCCGTGGTTGGGTGCGCGCGTGGGCCTGAGCGGCGTCGAGAAGACGCTGGCCGAGATGTCGGGGCCGCTGGCACCGGTGCGCACGGTGGTCGATCCGCGGATGCTGTGATGACGCGGGCCGTGACGCCATTGCTGTCGCTCGACAGCCTGACGCTCACGGCCACGCGGCCATCGGACCTCATCCGCGCGGCGGGCGCGGCGGGGTTCGATCTCGTCAGCCTCTGGGTGCAGCCGCCACCGATCTATCCAGAGGCGCTGGTGACGTCGGCGGAAGCGCGCGAATGCGCGGCGCTGCTCGCGGACGGCGTGGTGAAGGTGCAGGCGCTCGAAGTGTTCGATCTGACGACGCTGGCCGATCTCGATCTCTACCGGCCCGCGCTCGAACTCGGCGCTCGGCTCGGCGGGACCACGGCGCTGGTCTACAATCTCACCAATCCCGACCGCGGCGAGGTTGTCGAGGTGCTGGCCGCCTTTGCCGTGCTCGCCAGCGAATATGGCCTCGCGACCAATCTCGAACCCGTCGTGATGGGCCGCACGGCAACCCTCGGGCAGGCCGCATCGCTGGTCGAGGCATCAGGCGCCGACGTCGGCCTGCTCTACGACCTCTGGCACTTCGTCCGCGCCGGCGGGACGGCGGCGGACCTGACCGGAATTGCGCCGGGCCTGATCCGCTATGTCCAGGTCAACGATGGGCTGGCGGCGATCCCGGCCGAGCAGCTCATCCCCGAATCGATCGGCGAGCGGCTCTATCCGGGCGAGGGAGAGTTTCCGCTTGTGGAACTCCTCAAGGCCGCACCGCGTGATGTGCCCTGGGCGATCGAGACGCCCAGCCTGCGGCGGGCGAATGTCGGCGTGACCGGCGAGGCGCAGGCGATCGAGACGCTGGCTCTCCTGCGGGAACTCGTCGCTCAGACAGCTTGGGAGCGATAGTGCTCACGGAGCAGCGTGAGGAACGCGCTGTCCGCATGGGCCGCATTTTCGCTCCCCGCAGCATAGAGGACGCCTATATCGCGCGTCAGGTCGAAGTCGGCGACGCGGACCATGCGAACCATGGGATCGGCGAAGCTTTCCGGCATCATGCCCACGCCCTGGCTGGCGCGGACCACGGCCAGCACGCGCTGGTCGCTGGTGGTCTTGAGCACAAAGCGCGGGCGCACCCCGCGCGCGGTGAAGAAGCGGTCGATCTCGGGCAGAGCCTCACAGTGACGGCGGACGACCATGCGATCGCCGGCCAGGTCTTCGGGCTCTACCACGTCGGCCTCGGCCAGCGGGTGATCCTGCGGCAGGACCATCAGGTAGCGTTCGCGGGCCAAAAGTTCGGGTCGGAAGCGCGAATGATGCGGGCGGATGACCGTCAGCGCCAGGTCGATCCGGCCCCTGTCGAGCCGCTCTGCCAGGTCGCGCTCACTGCCGTCGAGCAGCTCGAGCACTTCGCCGCTGCCGGCCGCGCCGTGGCGGGTGAGCAGGTGCTCGACTGTCGAGGTGGGGATCGTGTTCAGCACCCCGACGCGCAGCACGGAGGGCTCGGGCGCATGTTGCAGGTCTTGCAGCGCCAGCTCGTATTCGGCGGCGATGCGGCGGGCACGGGCCAGGAAGCGGCTGCCCGCGGGGGTCAGCGCGACACCCTGGCGGTCGCGGTCGAACAATCGCGCGCCGAGCTGGCGCTCGAGCTTGGCGATGCCCGCCGACAGCGTCGGCTGGGTGACGCTGACCGCTTTGGCGGCGCGGCTGAAGTTACCGGTCTCGGCCACGGCGAGAAAGTAGCGCAGCATATATTGGTCTATCATAGATACTGTCTATTACGCGGGCGCGATTCTTTCAATTTCCGCGGAAGCGCAGGCGGGGCTAGATAGCCGGCGACAAGCGACACGAGAGGACCTTCGATGAGCGCGCCCGTGCTCCAGACCGCACTCAACCTCGACAGCCCCGAAGCCCAGACCCGCGCCGCGCACAACCGCGCGCTGGCTGCCGAACTGCGCGAGCGCGTCACCGTCGCGGCGCTCGGCGGCAATGCCAAGTCGCGCGAGCGGCATACGTCTCGCGGCAAGCTGCTCCCGCGCGACCGCGTCGAACGCCTGCTCGATCCGGGTTCGCCGCTGCTCGAGATCGGCCAACTCGCCGCCTATGGCGAATATGGCGAGGACATCCCCGGCGCCGGCATGATCGCCGCGATCGGCCGCGTCTCGGGCCGCCAGTGCATGATCGTCTGCAACGACGCGACGGTGAAGGGCGGCACCTACTACCCGCTGACGGTCAAGAAGCACCTTCGCGCGCAGGAGATCGCCGAGGCGAACAACCTGCCGTGCATCTACCTGGTCGACAGTGGTGGAGCCAACCTGCCGCACCAGGCCGAGGTCTTCCCCGACCGCGACCACTTCGGCCGCATCTTCTTCAACCAGGCGAACATGAGCGCCAAGGGCATCCCGCAGATCGCCTGCGTCATGGGCTCCTGCACCGCGGGCGGCGCCTATGTGCCGGCGATGAGCGACGAGAGCGTGATCGTTAAGGAGCAGGGCACGATCTTCCTCGCCGGCCCGCCGCTGGTGAAGGCCGCGACAGGCGAGGAGATTAGCGCCGAGGATTTGGGCGGAGGCGATCTGCACAGCCGCAAGTCGGGGGTCACCGACCACTTGGCTGAAGATGACGAGCACGCGCTGACCATCGTGCGCGACATCGTCTCGCACCTGGGCCCGCGTCACCGGCACGGGCTGGAACTGCGGGAACCCCGCCCGCCGAAGTATGCGGCCGAGGAACTGTACTCGGTGATCCCCGACGACGTCCGCGCGCCCTACGACGTGCGCGAGGTGATCGCCCGCGTGGTCGATGGCAGCGAGTTCCACGAGTTCAAGGCGCTCTACGGCTCGACCCTGGTCTGCGGCTTCGCGCATATCCACGGCATGCCGGTGGCGATCCTCGCCAACAATGGCGTGCTGTTCTCCGAGAGCGCGCAGAAGGGCGCACACTTCATCGAGCTCGCCTGCCAGCGCAAGATCCCGCTGCTGTTCCTCCAGAACATCTCAGGCTTCATGGTCGGCGGCAAGTACGAGGCGGAAGGCATCGCCAAGCACGGCGCCAAGCTGGTCACCGCCGTCGCGACCGCGACCGTGCCCAAGATCACCGTGCTGATCGGCGGCTCCTTCGGCGCGGGCAACTACGGCATGTGCGGCCGTGCCTATGCGCCGCGCTTCCTGTTCACCTGGCCCAACGCGCGCATCTCGGTGATGGGCGGTGAGCAGGCGGCGTCCGTGCTGGCGACCGTCCACCGCGATGCCGACAAGTGGACGCCAGAGGAGGCCGAAGCCTTCAAGGCGCCCGTGCGGCAGAAGTACGAGGACGAGGGCAATCCCTATTACGCGACGGCACGGCTGTGGGACGATGGGGTGATCGATCCCGTGCAGACGCGCGATGTGCTGGGGCTGGCACTGGCTGCGAGCCTCGAGGCGCCGATACCCGATCGGCCGCAGTTCGGTGTGTTCAGGATGTGACGAGGAAAACGCTATGATCAAATCCCTCCTCATCGCTAATCGCGGCGAGATCGCCTGCCGGATCATCCGCACCGCGCGTCAGCTCGGTATCCGTACCGTTGCGGTCTATTCCGACGCCGATGCCAAGGCGCTGCATGTGCACGAGGCAGACGAGGCCGTGCACATCGGCCCCTCACCTGCGCGCGAGAGCTATCTCGTCGGCGAGAAGATCCTGGCTGCAGCAAAAGCCACGGGCGCGGAGGCGATCCATCCAGGCTACGGTTTCCTGTCGGAAAACGCCGAGTTCGCGCAGAGCGTCATCGACGCCGGCCTGATCTGGGTCGGGCCGAAGCCTTCGTCGATCACCGCGATGGGGCTCAAGGATGCGGCAAAGAAGCTGATGGCCGAGGCCGGCGTGCCGGTGACGCCGGGCTACATGGGCGCGGACCAGGACCCGGCGCTGCTCGCCGCGGAAGCGGGCAAGATCGGCTATCCGGTGCTGATCAAGGCGGTCGCCGGCGGCGGCGGCAAGGGGATGCGGCTCGTTGAAAAGGCTGAGGATTTTGCCGACATGCTGGCCTCGTGCCAGCGCGAGGCGGCTTCGTCCTTCGGCAATGCCCACGTGCTGATCGAGAAGTACATCCTCTCGCCGCGGCACATCGAGGTGCAGGTGTTCGGCGACAGCCACGGCAATGTCGTTCACCTGTTCGAGCGCGATTGCTCGCTGCAGCGGCGGCACCAGAAAGTCATCGAGGAAGCGCCCGCACCGGGCATGGATGCTGCAACTCGCGAAGAGCTTTGCTGCGCAGCAGTGCGTGCAGCAAAAGCCGTCGACTACGTCGGCGCGGGGACGATCGAATTCATTGCCGACGGGTCCGAAGGCCTGCGCGCCGACCGTATCTGGTTCATGGAAATGAACACGCGCCTGCAGGTCGAGCACCCGGTGACCGAGGAGATTACCGGCGTCGATCTCGTCGAGTGGCAGCTGCGTGTGGCGAGCGGTGAACCGTTGCCGCTGCAGCAGGACGAACTGTCGATCGACGGCTGGGCGATGGAAGCGCGGCTCTATGCCGAGGATCCCGAGAACGGCTTCCTGCCTTCCACTGGGACCGTTTCGACATTCGATATCCTGGCGCCAAATCGAACCGAGACCGGAATCGCGAAAGGCGATACAATATCTCCGTTCTACGACCCCATGATCGCTAAGATCGTGGTCCACGACATGAATCGGTACGAGGCGATCAAGAAGCTGCACAAGGCCTGCAGGAACACCCAGGTTTCTGGAGTTAAAACGAACGCGGGATTTTTGGCACGGCTCGTTGGGCACGCAGATTTTGCCGCTGAGAACCTTGATACGGGCTTCATCGAGCACCACTGGCCGGATTTGGAACGCCCGAAGCGACTCCGCGAGGACTTACTCGACGATGCGGTAACCGTGCTGCTCGCAATGAGCCTCTCGCCCATGCGTGGGCACTGGCACGGGCCTTCGATTGAGCATTCCTACTACGACCGCTTTGAGGCAGAGCCTTGGCGTCAAACGTTTGGCTTTCGTTTGAACGCGGATTGGGATCACACGATTGCGATGAATGTTGAGGGCGACACCGTTCGGCGGGAGTTGCCGGATGATTATTTGAGCCGGCGGATCGAAGCCCGTTCCCGGTCGGATGGCGGTGTAGTTTTTCGCGAAGGCGAAGCGCTGATCGTAGGCAACCGTTGGGATAACTCCCACGGCGGGCATGGTGGCGATGGCGCGATCCTCTCGCCGATGCCGGGCAAGATCATCGCGGTCGAAGTCGCGCAAGGTGACACGGTCACCAAGGGCCAGAAGCTGCTCACGCTCGAGGCGATGAAGATGGAGCACACGCTGACCGCACCGTTCGACGGCGTCGTCGCCGAGCTCAACGCGAGTGCTGGCGCGCAGGTTCAGGTCGAGGCGCTGCTCGCGAGGATCGAGGCGGCTGCCGAGGAATGAGCCGCCAATGACCAATCGAGGCTCCGAACTCGTGGACTGGGTGGCCGAAGCCATGGAGCCCGTCGGCACGGTCACGTCGCGCAAAATGATGGGCGGGCACACGCTCTACTGCGACGGCGTGGTCTTCTGCATCGTCGCTTTCGACCAGCTCTGGTTCAAGGGTGATGCCGAGAACGACGCCGAATGGGATGCGGCGGGCTGCGAGAAGTTCCGCTACGATCGCGAGGGCAAGACCGCGACGATGAACTATCGTCTCGCGCCCGAGGAAGCCTACGACGATCCCGACGAACTGCGCCGCTGGGCCGGGCTGGGACTCGCGGCGGGCCGCCGCGCCGCGGCGAAGAAGAAACCGCGTAAAAAGAAGGAAAGCTGACGATGCCGGGCCGCTATTTCGATGAATGGACCGTGGGCGACAGGATCGTCCACCAGCCGAGTCGCACCGTGACCGAGACCGACAACCTGATGTTCTCGGCGATGACGCACAACATGCAGCCGCTGCATCTCGACGCCGAATATGCCAGGGCCAGCGAATTCGGCCAGATCCTGGTCAATTCGACTTTCACTTTCAGCCTGGCCGTTGGCCTGTCGATCGCCGACACCACGGTGGGCACGCTGATCGCCAATCTGGGCTTCGACAAGGTGGTCACTCCCAAGCCGACCTTCATCGGCGATACGCTGACCTGCTCGACCGAAGTGGTCGAGATGCGCGAGTCCAAGTCGCGGCCGGGGCAGGGGATCGTCACCTTCAAGCACGAGCTGACCAACCAGCGCGGCGAAGTGGCGCTGACGATGCTGCGCACGGCCTTGCTGAAGCCGAAGCCTTCCGCCTAAGCTCGCCCGAAAGGGAGAGCCGAGCATGACCGATCTCGTCGCGATAGAATGCGCGATCCGCCAGCTCCACGGGCGCTATGCCGATGCGCTGTGGCGCAAGGACCCGGATAGCTTCGCGGCGCTTTTCGCGGTCGATGCCGAATGGAAGGTCGCCGGCATGCACATGCGCGGGCGCGAGGAGATCCGCGAGACTTTCGCGCGCTTCATGGTCCACACCGGGCGGACGCTGATGACTTTCCGCTCGCCGATCGTCGAGCTGGTCGACGGAATGGTGACCGCGCGCACCTATGTGACCGAGCAGAACAAGTTCGCGAGCGGGCAGAGCGCCGATACGATCGGCATCTACTATGAGCGCTTCGTCGAGGAAGATGGCGCGCTGCGGTTCCGCTACCGCCACTGGAACATGTACTACATTGGCCCGCCGGACCTCACCGCGAAGTACTACGACGTGCGCGATTATGGCCCGCCGCCGGGCTTCCCCGGGCCTGACGATCCGACGACGGTGCGGACCGACTTCCTGTTCACCGATGCCGAGGGGAAGGCTTCGGCGACGCCCTAGCTACTTGGCGAAGAATTCTGCCGCCGACTGCGTGTCGAGGTATTCCTTCACCCGCCAGACCAGTCCGTCGCGGAAGGTGAAGAGATAGTGGTACATGTTGGTATAGACGCGCCCGTCGGGCAGCGTGCCTTTCGTCTCGGCCTCGACCGCCACCCGGTCGCCCTCGGCGGTGATGTCGCCGAAGGTGGTCTCCACCCCGCCGACGAAGATGCTGGGGCTGGCCATGTAGGCGCAGATCGCCTCGCGGCTCTTCTCGCCGCAATAGGCAAAGAGGTGCGGTTTCCCCAGCGTCCAATAGGTCCCCTCGGGGTGCATCAGCGCGGCGAAGGCCGGCCCGTCGTGCTTGCCCGAGGCTTCGAGCAGCGCGAGCGCCTTGCGCTTGTTGGCTTCGGTATCGGTGCTCATGCTTGCGTCTCCCACGGCGTGCCGGCGTCATGGCACGCCGCAGG
The window above is part of the Novosphingobium sp. G106 genome. Proteins encoded here:
- a CDS encoding carboxyl transferase domain-containing protein; the encoded protein is MSAPVLQTALNLDSPEAQTRAAHNRALAAELRERVTVAALGGNAKSRERHTSRGKLLPRDRVERLLDPGSPLLEIGQLAAYGEYGEDIPGAGMIAAIGRVSGRQCMIVCNDATVKGGTYYPLTVKKHLRAQEIAEANNLPCIYLVDSGGANLPHQAEVFPDRDHFGRIFFNQANMSAKGIPQIACVMGSCTAGGAYVPAMSDESVIVKEQGTIFLAGPPLVKAATGEEISAEDLGGGDLHSRKSGVTDHLAEDDEHALTIVRDIVSHLGPRHRHGLELREPRPPKYAAEELYSVIPDDVRAPYDVREVIARVVDGSEFHEFKALYGSTLVCGFAHIHGMPVAILANNGVLFSESAQKGAHFIELACQRKIPLLFLQNISGFMVGGKYEAEGIAKHGAKLVTAVATATVPKITVLIGGSFGAGNYGMCGRAYAPRFLFTWPNARISVMGGEQAASVLATVHRDADKWTPEEAEAFKAPVRQKYEDEGNPYYATARLWDDGVIDPVQTRDVLGLALAASLEAPIPDRPQFGVFRM
- a CDS encoding acetyl/propionyl/methylcrotonyl-CoA carboxylase subunit alpha; the protein is MIKSLLIANRGEIACRIIRTARQLGIRTVAVYSDADAKALHVHEADEAVHIGPSPARESYLVGEKILAAAKATGAEAIHPGYGFLSENAEFAQSVIDAGLIWVGPKPSSITAMGLKDAAKKLMAEAGVPVTPGYMGADQDPALLAAEAGKIGYPVLIKAVAGGGGKGMRLVEKAEDFADMLASCQREAASSFGNAHVLIEKYILSPRHIEVQVFGDSHGNVVHLFERDCSLQRRHQKVIEEAPAPGMDAATREELCCAAVRAAKAVDYVGAGTIEFIADGSEGLRADRIWFMEMNTRLQVEHPVTEEITGVDLVEWQLRVASGEPLPLQQDELSIDGWAMEARLYAEDPENGFLPSTGTVSTFDILAPNRTETGIAKGDTISPFYDPMIAKIVVHDMNRYEAIKKLHKACRNTQVSGVKTNAGFLARLVGHADFAAENLDTGFIEHHWPDLERPKRLREDLLDDAVTVLLAMSLSPMRGHWHGPSIEHSYYDRFEAEPWRQTFGFRLNADWDHTIAMNVEGDTVRRELPDDYLSRRIEARSRSDGGVVFREGEALIVGNRWDNSHGGHGGDGAILSPMPGKIIAVEVAQGDTVTKGQKLLTLEAMKMEHTLTAPFDGVVAELNASAGAQVQVEALLARIEAAAEE
- a CDS encoding TfoX/Sxy family protein, giving the protein MTNRGSELVDWVAEAMEPVGTVTSRKMMGGHTLYCDGVVFCIVAFDQLWFKGDAENDAEWDAAGCEKFRYDREGKTATMNYRLAPEEAYDDPDELRRWAGLGLAAGRRAAAKKKPRKKKES
- a CDS encoding MaoC family dehydratase, with translation MPGRYFDEWTVGDRIVHQPSRTVTETDNLMFSAMTHNMQPLHLDAEYARASEFGQILVNSTFTFSLAVGLSIADTTVGTLIANLGFDKVVTPKPTFIGDTLTCSTEVVEMRESKSRPGQGIVTFKHELTNQRGEVALTMLRTALLKPKPSA
- a CDS encoding SgcJ/EcaC family oxidoreductase — protein: MTDLVAIECAIRQLHGRYADALWRKDPDSFAALFAVDAEWKVAGMHMRGREEIRETFARFMVHTGRTLMTFRSPIVELVDGMVTARTYVTEQNKFASGQSADTIGIYYERFVEEDGALRFRYRHWNMYYIGPPDLTAKYYDVRDYGPPPGFPGPDDPTTVRTDFLFTDAEGKASATP
- a CDS encoding nuclear transport factor 2 family protein, with product MSTDTEANKRKALALLEASGKHDGPAFAALMHPEGTYWTLGKPHLFAYCGEKSREAICAYMASPSIFVGGVETTFGDITAEGDRVAVEAETKGTLPDGRVYTNMYHYLFTFRDGLVWRVKEYLDTQSAAEFFAK